The nucleotide sequence GGTAAGACGTACCGTTGGCGGCAAAAGTCAACTCGGCTTCCTTCTCCGATAGACGGGTCAATTCACCCGAACCCAGCATCTCCCCCAGTATCCTCTGGTCTGCTTTTACCCGTCTGATAAAATCGATCCAGGTCGCCGGACGCACCTCGACCGGCACAGCCCCGGCCGACGACTGCGGAGAAGCGGGCTCATCCGGATTAGCGGAAGCTTGCCTGGAACTACCGGAGTTCAAGTTATCCTTAGCATGTGCTGATGGCTTCGGCTTAATCTGCCTGGCGCGCGAGACTTGTTGCGAATTAGAGTCAGAAGCTGATTTAAACGAAGCTGAGCCGGAAGAAGCGGTGGATTCGCCGGAAGTCAACTGGCCGAGTTTGTCCAGAACCTGTTCGAGAGTAACCGAGGACTCCATCTTCACCAGCCTGAGCATGGCCACCTCGAAATAGAGAGCCGGGTCTGCTCCCGCTTTGAGATCAGCGCGGAGCTCGGACAGCATACGGATCACACGGAAGATATCGTTGTCGGTGAAGCCGTCTTTTAAAGCCATATATTTTTTCTGGAAATAATCCGAAACTGCCAGGTAATCTGTGGCCTTTTGCGCGGTGTTAACGATCAGGAGCTTGCGGAAGTGTTCCTGCATATCCTCGATGAACTGGTTGATATCGATCCCGCCGGTAATCATCCGCTCGATCAGATCAAGCGTTTTGTTGACATCTTTTTCGAGCACGCAGGAGGTCAATTCGAAAATCAAATCAAGGTCGACCAACCCCAGTGATTCAGCGATCAATTTACGCGAGATACGACCTTCGGCAACCGCTATCACCTGTTCAAAAATCGAGAGCGAATCGCGCATCGAACCATCACCCTTCTGGGCAATCAAAGCCAGGGCGTCCTCGTCGATTTCAATCTCCTCCATTTGCGCCAGCTTGCCGAGGTAAGCCGTCAGTTCGCTAAACGGTACGCGCCTGAAATCATAGCGCTGGCATCGGGATAAAATCGTGGCCGGAAGCTTCTGCGGTTCGGTGGTGGCAAAGATGAAAATCACATGGGCCGGCGGTTCTTCGAGTGTTTTTAGAAGCGCGTCGAAAGCATTGGCCGAGAGCCTGTGGACCTCATCGATGATGTAAATCTTGTAATTGCCGGCCGCCGGCGTGTAACGGGCATTATCGCGCAGGTCGCGGACATCGTCTACACCC is from Candidatus Zixiibacteriota bacterium and encodes:
- the dnaX gene encoding DNA polymerase III subunit gamma/tau — encoded protein: MSYLVLARKYRPQRFEDVVAQEHITKTLQNAIRQKRFSHAYLFTGTRGTGKTTTARVLAKALNCEQGPTPEPCNECLNCQQITASSSLDVIEIDAASHTGVDDVRDLRDNARYTPAAGNYKIYIIDEVHRLSANAFDALLKTLEEPPAHVIFIFATTEPQKLPATILSRCQRYDFRRVPFSELTAYLGKLAQMEEIEIDEDALALIAQKGDGSMRDSLSIFEQVIAVAEGRISRKLIAESLGLVDLDLIFELTSCVLEKDVNKTLDLIERMITGGIDINQFIEDMQEHFRKLLIVNTAQKATDYLAVSDYFQKKYMALKDGFTDNDIFRVIRMLSELRADLKAGADPALYFEVAMLRLVKMESSVTLEQVLDKLGQLTSGESTASSGSASFKSASDSNSQQVSRARQIKPKPSAHAKDNLNSGSSRQASANPDEPASPQSSAGAVPVEVRPATWIDFIRRVKADQRILGEMLGSGELTRLSEKEAELTFAANGTSYPQIFERMEHRRILEQHMESVFGRKLNLKFKVDRNKAPSGGDDRNDANDISAEELLERKPELKKIVDKIGGEVKSVKVNRRNKGDGNG